In Geminocystis sp. NIES-3708, a single window of DNA contains:
- a CDS encoding anti-sigma factor, whose amino-acid sequence MTNHSHPPDKCTFELLSAYLDGEVTAEQRQEVQQLLSHDPEIQGLYRRLLYLRQEINNLPTPQSEYSSKELSEAVFAKVDQQNQQRKIWLWGGGAIAALVLTAIGSVFNDNRMPLMQMAQQNQPTSNNESLIIALNEPIIEIEPKTSNEEALMIPLDHSLMEVIEINKKN is encoded by the coding sequence ATGACTAATCATTCACACCCCCCTGATAAATGTACATTTGAACTTTTAAGTGCTTATTTAGATGGTGAAGTAACTGCCGAACAACGTCAAGAAGTGCAACAATTATTGTCCCATGATCCTGAAATTCAAGGTTTATATCGAAGATTATTATACTTACGTCAAGAAATAAATAATTTACCGACTCCTCAATCTGAATATTCATCTAAAGAACTTTCAGAAGCAGTTTTTGCAAAAGTAGATCAACAAAACCAACAAAGAAAAATTTGGTTATGGGGTGGTGGTGCGATCGCCGCTCTGGTATTAACAGCTATTGGTAGTGTTTTTAATGATAACAGAATGCCTTTAATGCAAATGGCACAACAAAATCAACCAACATCCAATAATGAAAGTTTAATCATTGCTTTAAATGAGCCTATCATCGAAATAGAACCTAAGACAAGTAATGAAGAAGCTTTAATGATTCCCTTAGATCATTCTCTTATGGAAGTAATCGAGATTAATAAAAAGAACTAG